In a single window of the Anaerolineales bacterium genome:
- a CDS encoding HAMP domain-containing histidine kinase → MVPRIGEYLIEQGVLTEVQLGQALARQKEVAASGQARLLGQTLLEMGLVDRETLDRAITRQIIELHAALQEANRTLERRVIERTAELRRTLERLTELNQIKANLISNVSHELRTPLAHIKGYVELIQDEQLGPLNEEQRKAVTVMYRATDRLERLIEDLIEYSTASRAGMTIDLRRVDAAELADQVVSRSRSKADKAGVSLVLSIAPTVPAVHADREKIGWVLYQLLDNGIKFTPAGGSVEVSASADRELVTLIVRDTGIGIPQERLEEIFEPFHQLDGSPTRRYGGTGLGLALVKMILGAHGAQLQVESSEGQGTVFRFSLPTAASAS, encoded by the coding sequence ATGGTCCCGCGTATTGGCGAGTACTTGATCGAGCAAGGTGTGCTGACCGAGGTCCAGCTGGGCCAGGCGCTCGCCCGCCAGAAAGAGGTCGCCGCCAGCGGCCAGGCGCGCCTGCTCGGCCAGACCTTGCTCGAGATGGGCCTGGTGGATCGGGAGACCCTGGACCGGGCGATCACCCGCCAGATCATTGAGCTGCACGCTGCGCTTCAGGAGGCCAACCGCACCCTGGAGCGCCGGGTGATCGAGCGCACGGCCGAACTCCGCCGCACCCTCGAACGTCTGACTGAGCTCAACCAGATCAAGGCCAACCTGATCTCGAACGTCAGCCACGAGTTGCGCACGCCTCTCGCCCATATCAAGGGCTACGTCGAATTGATCCAGGACGAGCAGCTCGGTCCGCTGAACGAGGAACAGCGCAAGGCGGTCACGGTCATGTACCGCGCCACCGACAGGCTGGAGCGGTTGATCGAGGACTTGATCGAGTACTCCACGGCCTCGCGGGCGGGAATGACGATCGACCTTCGAAGGGTCGACGCCGCGGAGCTGGCGGACCAGGTAGTCAGCCGCTCCCGCTCGAAAGCCGACAAGGCAGGTGTGTCTCTGGTCCTGTCCATCGCCCCGACCGTCCCAGCGGTGCACGCCGACCGGGAGAAGATCGGGTGGGTGCTGTATCAGTTGCTGGACAACGGCATCAAGTTCACCCCGGCCGGCGGCAGCGTGGAGGTCTCGGCCTCCGCCGACCGTGAGCTGGTCACGCTCATCGTCCGCGACACCGGGATCGGCATCCCCCAGGAACGGCTGGAGGAGATCTTCGAGCCCTTCCACCAGCTGGACGGTTCGCCGACCCGCCGCTACGGAGGCACGGGGCTGGGTCTGGCGCTGGTCAAGATGATCCTCGGCGCCCACGGCGCCCAGCTCCAGGTAGAGAGCAGCGAAGGGCAAGGGACGGTTTTCCGGTTCTCCCTCCCCACGGCAGCCAGCGCCTCATGA
- a CDS encoding response regulator: protein MAISVLLIDDDPDLSIMLRTLLRGQDFQIRAVFTGEDGVREVKLDEPDVIILDLLMPEMDGWQVCEEIRSFSDVPILILSALGAPGSVARALDAGADDYLIKPVHASLLASRLRTLVRRKSLALVGADVAA, encoded by the coding sequence ATGGCCATATCGGTGCTCCTAATTGATGACGACCCGGATTTGTCGATCATGCTTCGCACCTTGCTGCGAGGGCAGGATTTCCAGATCCGGGCTGTATTCACCGGCGAGGATGGCGTGCGAGAGGTCAAACTCGACGAGCCGGACGTGATCATCCTCGATTTGCTGATGCCGGAGATGGATGGCTGGCAGGTTTGCGAGGAGATCCGGTCGTTCTCCGATGTGCCGATCCTGATCCTCTCGGCCCTCGGCGCTCCGGGCAGCGTGGCCCGGGCGCTGGACGCCGGTGCCGACGATTACTTGATCAAGCCGGTCCACGCCAGCTTGCTGGCATCCCGGCTGCGCACCCTGGTGCGGCGCAAGTCGCTGGCGCTGGTCGGAGCCGACGTCGCGGCCTGA
- a CDS encoding SDR family oxidoreductase: MDLGLAGKTAIVTAASRGLGRAAAAALAREGARVAICARGERIHTAAAEIQQAAGIQVLSFQTDLSSGPQVEQFVSQAMERLGRIDILVANAGGPPPGPFLNFAPEDWDSSFQATVMSAVRLCYAVVPSMLRQANGSIVFCQSYSVKQPVENLILSNALRMAVIGLAKSLANELGPSGIRVNSLNPAWTRTERVEELMQDRADRSGGTAQAEIARITAGVPLRRMGTAEEFGDTVAWLASPAASYIHGHALFFDGGATQAPL, from the coding sequence ATGGACCTTGGATTGGCAGGAAAGACGGCGATCGTGACCGCCGCCTCGCGTGGACTCGGGCGGGCAGCCGCAGCCGCGCTGGCGCGTGAAGGCGCAAGGGTCGCCATCTGCGCCCGCGGTGAGCGCATTCACACGGCCGCCGCTGAGATCCAGCAGGCCGCCGGTATCCAGGTTCTTTCGTTTCAAACCGACCTGAGCTCTGGGCCTCAGGTGGAGCAGTTCGTCTCCCAGGCCATGGAGCGACTCGGCCGCATCGACATCCTGGTGGCCAACGCCGGGGGGCCGCCGCCTGGGCCGTTCTTGAACTTCGCTCCCGAGGACTGGGATTCCTCCTTCCAGGCGACCGTGATGAGCGCGGTTCGGCTATGTTACGCCGTCGTGCCCTCCATGCTCCGCCAGGCCAACGGGAGCATCGTGTTCTGTCAGTCGTACTCCGTCAAGCAGCCGGTCGAGAATTTGATCCTCTCCAACGCCCTGCGCATGGCGGTGATCGGCCTGGCCAAGAGCCTGGCGAATGAACTCGGTCCCAGCGGCATTCGCGTCAACAGCTTGAACCCGGCCTGGACCCGCACCGAGCGCGTGGAAGAACTGATGCAGGACCGAGCTGACCGATCCGGCGGCACCGCCCAGGCGGAGATTGCCCGGATCACGGCCGGGGTCCCGCTGAGGAGGATGGGTACGGCCGAGGAGTTCGGGGACACCGTCGCCTGGCTGGCTTCCCCGGCGGCGTCCTACATCCATGGCCACGCCCTGTTCTTCGACGGCGGCGCCACGCAGGCTCCCCTGTAA
- a CDS encoding DUF503 domain-containing protein, with the protein MVPLWAASDQQPSAAQHDLRTSCLRRVWADRSANAGTRDGTGGAGLAGLLTAGYTHAMHVGAIVLEIRLPGCRSLKEKRGRLKPLLAALQREFSVSAAEVELMDRHEDAVIGIVAVSNDGRHVERWLSKIPGWVERQRPDMTVVDYQYHAL; encoded by the coding sequence GTGGTTCCCTTGTGGGCGGCTTCCGATCAGCAGCCATCGGCTGCACAGCATGACCTGCGGACTTCATGCCTGCGCAGAGTGTGGGCCGACCGGTCAGCCAATGCCGGGACGAGGGACGGCACGGGCGGGGCTGGCCTTGCCGGCCTGCTGACCGCGGGCTACACTCATGCCATGCACGTCGGTGCGATCGTGCTCGAGATTCGCCTGCCTGGCTGCCGATCGCTTAAGGAGAAGCGGGGCCGCCTCAAGCCCCTGCTGGCGGCGTTGCAGCGCGAGTTCAGTGTCTCGGCGGCCGAAGTCGAACTGATGGATCGGCATGAAGACGCCGTCATCGGGATCGTGGCCGTCAGCAACGACGGCCGGCACGTCGAACGCTGGTTGTCGAAGATCCCGGGCTGGGTCGAGCGCCAACGCCCTGACATGACAGTCGTGGACTACCAATATCACGCCCTGTGA